A window of Argopecten irradians isolate NY chromosome 1, Ai_NY, whole genome shotgun sequence contains these coding sequences:
- the LOC138313452 gene encoding coagulation factor V-like — MIYLEEEGGYTDLWSTTEKLDLEEEGRYTDLWSTTEKTRFGEKLDLEEERGYTDLWSTTEKLDLEEEEGYTDLWSTTEKLDLEEEGRYTDLWSTTENLDLEEEGRYTDLWSTTEKLDLEVEGRYTDLWSTTEKLDLEEEGRYTDLWSTTEKLDLVEEGRYTDLWSTTEKLDLDEEEGNTDLWSTTEKLDLDEEGGTTDLWSTTEKPDLGEEGRYTDLWSTTEKLDLEEEGGYTDLWSTTEKLDLEEEGRYTDLWSTTEKLDLEVEGRYTDLWSTTEKLDLEVEGRYTDLWSTTEKLDLEEEGRYTDLWSTTEKLDLVEEGRYTDLWSTTEKLDLEVEGRYTDLWSTTEKLDLEEERGYTDLWSTTEKLDLEEEEGYTDLWSTTEKLDLEEEGRYTDLWSTTENLDLEEEGRYTDLWSTTEKLHLEEEGGYTDLLSTTEKLDLEEEGGYTDLWSTTEKLHLEEEGGFVEEGGYTDLWSTTEKLDLEEEGRYTDLWSTTEKLDLEEEGGYTDLWSTTEKLHLEEEGGYTDLWSTTEKLDLEEEGGNTDLWSTTEKLDLEEEGRYTDLWSTTEKLDFEEERGNTDLWSTTENRIWRKREDILICGQTQKNLIWRKREEIQICGQPQKN, encoded by the exons AAAAACTAGATTTGGAGGAAGAGAGAGGATATACTGATTTGTGGTCAACCACAGAAAAACTAGATTTGGAGGAAGAGGAAGGATATACTGATTTGTGGTCAACCACAGAAAAACTAGATTTGGAGGAAGAGGGAAGATATACTGATTTGTGGTCAACCACAGAAAATCTAGATTTGGAGGAAGAGGGAAGATATACTGATTTGTGGTCAACCACAGAAAAACTAGATTTGGAGGTAGAGGGAAGATATACTGATTTGTGGTCAACCACAGAAAAACTAGATTTGGAAGAAGAGGGAAGATATACTGATTTGTGGTCAACCACAGAAAAACTAGATTTGGTGGAAGAGGGAAGATATACTGATTTGTGGTCAACCACAGAAAAACTAGATTTGGATGAAGAAGAAGGAAATACTGATTTGTGGTCAACCACAGAAAAACTAGATTTGGATGAAGAGGGAGGAACTACTGATTTGTGGTCAACCACAGAAAAACCAGATTTGGGGGAAGAGGGAAGATATACTGATTTGTGGTCAACCACAGAAAAACTAGATTTGGAGGAAGAGGGAGGATATACTGATTTGTGGTCAACCACAGAAAAACTAGATTTGGAGGAAGAGGGAAGATATACTGATTTGTGGTCAACCACAGAAAAACTAGATTTGGAGGTAGAGGGAAGATATACTGATTTGTGGTCAACCACAGAAAAACTAGATTTGGAGGTAGAGGGAAGATATACTGATTTGTGGTCAACCACAGAAAAACTAGATTTGGAAGAAGAGGGAAGATATACTGATTTGTGGTCAACCACAGAAAAACTAGATTTGGTGGAAGAGGGAAGATATACTGATTTGTGGTCAACCACAGAAAAACTAGATTTGGAGGTAGAGGGAAGATATACTGATTTGTGGTCAACCACAGAAAAACTAGATTTGGAGGAAGAGAGAGGATATACTGATTTGTGGTCAACAACAGAAAAACTAGATTTGGAGGAAGAGGAAGGATATACTGATTTGTGGTCAACCACAGAAAAACTAGATTTGGAGGAAGAGGGAAGATATACTGATTTGTGGTCAACCACAGAAAATCTAGATTTGGAGGAAGAGGGAAGATATACTGATTTGTGGTCAACCACAGAAAAACTACATTTGGAGGAAGAGGGAGGATATACTGATTTGTTGTCAACCACAGAAAAACTAGATTTGGAGGAAGAGGGGGGATATACTGATTTGTGGTCAACCACAGAAAAACTACATTTGGAGGAAGAGGGAGGATTTGTG GAAGAGGGAGGATATACTGATTTGTGGTCAACCACAGAAAAACTAGATTTGGAGGAAGAGGGAAGATATACTGATTTGTGGTCAACCACAGAAAAACTAGATTTGGAGGAAGAGGGAGGATATACTGATTTGTGGTCAACCACAGAAAAACTACATTTGGAGGAAGAGGGAGGATATACTGATTTGTGGTCAACCACAGAAAAATTAGATTTGGAGGAAGAGGGAGGAAATACTGATTTGTGGTCAACCACAGAAAAACTAGATTTGGAGGAAGAGGGAAGATATACTGATTTGTGGTCAACCACAGAAAAACTAGATTTTGAGGAAGAGAGAGGAAATACTGATTTGTGGTCAACCACAGAAAACCGGATTTGGAGGAAGAGGGAGGATATACTGATTTGTGGTCAAACACAGAAAAACTTGATTTGGAGGAAGAGGGAAGAAATACAGATTTGTGGACAACCACAGAAAAACTAG